A section of the Caballeronia sp. M1242 genome encodes:
- a CDS encoding ferredoxin yields the protein MDSFYKYHVFFCLNQRDADASRPSCANCNAQAMQEHAKKRVKKLGLAGEGKVRINKAGCLDRCEQGPVVVVYPEGTWYTYVDETDIDEIVDSHLANGKIVERLLIDQPV from the coding sequence ATGGACTCCTTCTACAAGTACCACGTGTTCTTCTGCCTGAACCAGCGCGATGCCGACGCCTCGCGTCCCAGTTGCGCGAACTGCAACGCGCAAGCCATGCAGGAGCACGCGAAAAAGCGCGTGAAGAAGCTCGGCCTCGCCGGCGAAGGCAAAGTGCGCATCAACAAGGCCGGCTGTCTGGACCGCTGCGAACAAGGGCCGGTCGTCGTCGTGTATCCGGAAGGCACGTGGTATACGTATGTCGATGAGACCGACATCGACGAAATCGTCGATTCGCATCTCGCTAACGGCAAGATCGTCGAGCGTCTTCTGATCGATCAACCCGTCTGA